The DNA window ATCAAAGGTCTGGGCCTGGTCGGTATACGGCACCGTCCTGAAGATCGGGCGCTGTTTTGGGCCGATATAATACATCTGCAACTTGGGGTAGCCGCTCGTCAGCAGGTTCGGCGCGACAAGATCGACAACAGTGCTGGTCTCTATGTCTTTTTGCACCTCGGGCAGCGGCTGATGATTTTGGTCCAGCAGATAGCCCCAAACGCTGATGACGGATGTCGAGCCCGGAAGATTCTGGGCCCATCGGCCTTTTGGATCGTAAGTGAGGTTGATGGCGCCAGGTTCGGACCGCGCCAGCGCCTCGGCGATCGCATCGTTTCGGTTGGGATGATCTATCTGCGACTGAAGAACGCCTGCGAGTGTTTTGACGTCTGAATGCACTTGATTGAGAAGCAGCCCGACGCGGGCGGCCGTCGAGTCCGCATAGGATCGGATATAATCCTGGCTCGCCCGTTCAAGACCCTGGCCCACTTCAGATGTGGCGTCGCGGGACAATCGCTGCACGTTCCACAATGCCAATCCGCCGCTGACGAGAAGGTCAAAAAGGACGGCACCTCCGACGACAAGGACAAATTTCGCTCGGAACGACCAGATGCTGGGAAGGGCAAATCGACCAATTTTCCTGTTCATAGCGGCTTCCGCCCGGAGGCCGCCCATATGGGCCAGCCGGCATAACCTTTCGGATGAAGGGCGGCGAAGATGTGATCCTGGAAGCCCTGGCGGAAACGCTTGATGAATTCCGATGTGTCGCCCCGGCGAACAGACATCTCGCCGGCATAGACGTCCTCCCAGGCGGCAACGACATCCGCAAAGTCTTGCGGATCGCCATCGAGGTTGCTGACCATGAAGCTTTCCATCTCGATGGCCTCGAAACCTGCATCTCGCAGGAGCCGGCGGCTTTTCGGGCCCATTTCGACATCCATGTCGAAATGGCTGAACAGCGTCGCCACCTCGTTATAGGTCCATTGTATGCTTGCTGCCCGTGGCTCACCAAGACAATGGGAATTCTTTTCGTTGGTTATGTAGACACGCCCGCCGGGCTTGCAGATGCGATAGAGCTCCTTGAGCAGTATATCGGGCCGATTGAAGATTTGCAGCGAATGGCGACAGGTCACCAGGTCAAACTGGTTATCTTCGAGCAGCATCTCGGATGCGTCGCCATAGGTATATTCGATATCGCGGATATCGAAATCGGCGGCGACCTTGCGTGCATAGTCGAGACTGACGGCCGAATGATCGAGCGCTACGATTCTTGCCGGCTTGAACTCCTTATGGACCAACACGGCGAAATCGCCGATCCCGCAGCAAATATCGGCCATAGCAATACCGGCGCGCATGCCATGGCGCGGCAAGATATCGCGTTCATGACGCCAGGTCATTTTCGTCTGGGTCCGCAAGATGGGAATGAAGCTCTGGTTTTCGACGAAAGTCTGGCCCGGATAAAAAGCGGAATCATACGCTTCGACGGCGATCTTCGGTTCGATAGCGCTTAAGTGATGGAACGTCCTGGTCGCCCAGCCAACGACACTGGACGTCACCACGACGAAGCGAATATCTCGCCGCGCGCGGCTGGCATTGACCAACAGGCGCGCCAAGGCGTGATACGCCGTCGCATTCATATGAATGAGGCGTTTGACATTTATGTAGAGCACGCCTCTGACTTGATTGATGCTCTTTTCGAGCAGGGTGGTCGTTTCCGCGATTTCGATAGGCGACAGCGGTCGCAGGATGCCTGAAAGCGAAAACTCCTGACTGTTTAGGTCGAACTGAGCCGAAAACAGCGGAACCGGTTCGTGCGAACTCAATTCAGTAATCCCTCCACTGGAATGTCCAATATCACCGTCAGAGCCCGGCCCTCCACCTCCCGCAACAATAGCGACGCGTCATAGTTGATCGCTAAGCCGAGCAGGATGATGTCTTCCTGGACTGAGTTTTCGTCGGCGAGTGCGTCGAGGTATCTTTCCAGAGCACCGCCTCCTGAAGCCTTGGTAGATGCATCACGGTACAGATGCTGTTGCTCGGGAGCACATGGAAAGGTCAGAGAGATCCGCTCCAAGTGGTCCCCTCGGGAAATATCGCAGTGAAGTCGCCCGGGAGCACTGCCCGAGCGGAAGGAGATCTCAAAAAGCTCGTTCAGCGCGGATGAAAGGAGATTGGCGTGCCGGACCGGATCGCTTCGATCATGGCTCACCATGCGTGCAACGTAATTCGACAACTGATTGCAATGGAGCCAATCCGACATGAAAATTTCCATTTCCATTTCCAGCTCCAGCATCGGATGAAATGGTAAAGCGGTGCGGTCCGTGCTCTGCTCGCTCAAGGCCGATCCCCCTGAATTGTCAAATATTCGCGACCTTCCGAGGGGCCAGTTCGACTGGTCCCTCGAGTTCCCACTGTTTATTTTTCGCGGCTGTGCCATCCCATCTTGTCGTTGCTCCGCAGAAACGCCAGGATCGAAGATGCGGGCAGAGGTTGGCCAAGAAAATATCCTTGCAAACGATCGCAGCCGGCAGCAATGAGCCAAGTGACTTGAGCTTGATCTTCCACGCCTTCGGCGGTGACCTTCATTCCCAGCCCATGTGCCAGCGCAACGATAAAGCGGACGATGGTCTGGCTTTTGGGGTCGCTCGTCAGATCTTTTATGAAATACTTGTCGATCTTGATGGAGTCGAAGGGAAAATTCTTCAGATAGCTCAGAGAAGAATATTCGGTGCCAAAGTCATCGAGCGATATCTGAATACCGAGGACATTTAGGGTATTCAACGTATCGAGATTATTGATCGTACGTTCGAGCAAAACACCTTCGGTGATTTCGAGCTCAAGGCGTTCAGCCGGAAATCCGATCGTGTCGAGCGTCTGCGATACTCGGTCGGTGAAGCCTCCCGTCAAGAATTCTGCAGGCGAGAGATTTACCGCGACCGTACAGTGTGACGGCCAATTCATTGCCTGCCGGCAGGCTTCTTCCAACACCCACTGACCGATCTCCGGCATCATTCCGTCGGCCTCCGCCACTGGTATGAACGCCGAGGGTGGGATGGTACCCATGATCGGATGCTGCCATCGCAACAGCGCCTCGAAGCCGACGACAGAACCCGAAGAGTCCACCAACGGCTGGTATTCAATAAAAAATTCGCGATGTTGAAGCGCGACGCGCAGGCTCCGTCGTAGCAACTCTCTCTGTTCCAAAACCATCATCATGGCGGGCTCAAATGTTCGCGCGCGCCCCCTTCCCTCACTTTTTGCAGCGTAAAGAGCGATATCGGCGGCGCGCATAAGTTGGTCTTCCTCGTTGCCATCGCGAGGAGCAAGCGCGACACCGATACTTGCGCCTGAAAACACTGCGATGCCATTCACCAGGAATGGCCTTTTAAAAGCGGTTACTAGCGAATCCGCCAACCGCTCCGCCTCTGCCGGCTGGTCATTCCGCAGCTGAATTATGGCAAACTCGTCGCCGGCCAACCGGTAGGCCGTTTCACCCGGTCCCAGAACGTTGCGGATGCGCTCGGCGGTTTGCTGCAAGACGATATCGCCTGCGGCATGGCCCAGAGTATCGTTGATCGGCTTGAACTCGTCGAGATCCAACTGCATCAGCGCGATGGCCGTTTTTCCGTCTGATAAGGCATCGCGCAGTCGTGCACCGAACTGTCGCCGGTTCGGTAGATCGGTCAAGGCGTCATGGTTGGCTTCATGCAGCAGAAGCGCCCTGTCTGCTTCCTCGGACGAAGGATCCTGCTGAAGCGAGTTCCTCGTTTCAATAACCGCGAAACCATTGGTCGGCCGAAATAGAATGAGGTCCGATAGCGCCTCGCCTGTTCTTTGGACCTGCACATTCCGCGGCCATCCAATATTGCTCGTCTGTTCCGCGAATATATTCATGCCCGGATCCTGCAGTTCCGGGTATATTCCAAACAGAGTGGCATGAGAGGTCTTGTCGTCGCCGTAGAAAGTTCTGAACCTCTCGGAAGACATTATGAGATTGAAATCGCTGTCATAAAACGAAAAAAGCACTTCATGTGCACTACCGGCTGGCACGGATATATCGGACTTAAAAACGCTACTGGCTGCCATTCCGGTCTCCGTCTTATCCTGGGAACTTTCCGGCTTCGTAATCGCTTTCAATTTCCTCTCGTCTTCGGACTTAACGGACCAACACCCCCGATGCTTGCCATGCAGCAAGCATCAAATGGCTATTTCTAATATGAAACATCAATAATTTAATAAATAACGAACTCAGGCCGCTGCACTTGCTCGATTCCGAACGGCAATCCCGCCGCGAGCAACGCTGCAGCAACGGGAATTTGCAAATTCTCATTTACATTATGCTAATGAAATTAGTGCTGTCAAACGTTCAACCATTGTTTGCGAAATACACGCAAAACAGGCTCTGGTTAGGTATTTGCTTCGATTGACATGCTTGCGCCTTTGCTCGGCGAAATGGAGCGCGCTGTTTGCAGAGAACCCTGCGGGATATGGGCTACATCTATAGCCCGTCATCCAACATTGAGCGCCTAAGCAACGCGCTCGAAGCGGGTACGAATATGTTCAATATAGTGCTGGCCGGGGGAGGTGGCCGCTACCATTGCCAAAGCAGCCTCTTCCGGAACGCCCGTAAAGAGACGCTCCTCGCCGTTCTTGAAGCGAATATAAAGACGGCCATCGTCAGGATGGAAAAAGACGGATTTGATAATCCGCGATGAAACTGTGAGCTCTTTCATGGTCACCTCGCTTTCGAGGTGGTTGTGCCATCAAAACTACAACATCGAATGAAGTGACCTAGTTAAAAAAATGTAGCGATCCGTTGAAAAAATGTAGTGATTTTAGGCCATTAACCCTTCAACACCTGATGGAAAACCGGCGGCTTGCACCAGCTCAGCACAATGGCCGTTCACACCGATCCGAGGCAGAGCGGCGTGAACGTCGCGGATCGAAGCGGAACTCACATCGCAGCGCTTGAGGCGGCATTCGAACGGAAGGCCAGTCCGCGAAGGCGAAGGTACATTATCAGCTTTTTCCGAATGTAACGAGCAGCTCTTCGATTTGGGCCGCGCTCAACCTGTTATGCGGAAGTTGACGGACCATCATGATAAGTTTTGCGGTTTCTTCCAGCTCTTCGGCAGCAAAGACAGCACCTCTGAGATCAGGACCCGCGACCACCGGCCCATGATTGGCAAGAAGAACGGCGGTGACCTCGCCTTTCAGCGCCCGGATCATGTCGCCCATGGCGGGATCCCCCGGCCTCACATAGGGGAGAAGCTTCACTTGGCCGACGCGCATGACGACATAAGGCGTGATCGGCTCGATGCAATTGTCAGGATCGACATCGGAAAGGCATGACAAAGCGGTGGCATAGGTCGAATGTAGATGCACAACCGCACCGGTCCCAGCCCGTGTCTCATGGAAGGCCCGGTGCAGGAAGACCTCTTTCGACGGCTTGTCGCCGGAGATATGGACGCCGTTGCGATCCAGTTTTGAGATCCTGGCCGGATCAAGAAATCCCAGACTAGAATTCGTGGGGGTGATCAGGATCCCATCGTCCACGGCAACGCTGATATTGCCGGCCGACCCGACCGAATAACCGCGTTCGAACAGTGATTTCGAGAACTGCACCAATTCCTCTCGAATTTTTGCCTCCGTCACGTAAGCATCCCTCCCTCCGGTTGCTTGCCCTCCATAAGGGCAAGAGCGCGTTCAAAAAAATCCCGCTGTCCGAAATTGCCCGATTTCAACGCCAGGGCCAGCGGTGCCCTGTTTGTCAACACGGGCACGCCCGGCGCAATCTCCGGCCCGATCGTCAAGGCATCCAGATCAAGCGCCGAGACGACGGCGCCAGATGTCTCGCCGCCGGCAACAACCAGACGCCTGATGCCCCGACTGACGAGCTTTCGGGCAACTGCCGCAAACAGATTGTCCAGATGTCCTGCAACGGTCTCCCGGCCGTAGCGTTCCTGTAGGGCGGCGACCTTCTCCGGTGTATCGGAGGAATAAGCGAGCGGCGCCTCCCCAACATGCGCAAGCACGAAATCAGTTACTGCATGAACATCGAGAGCGCCGTCCATCACCGCTTCCACCGCAATCGGCATCACCGGATGGTATTGGGCGTGGTAGGCGATTTGCTGCAGCGTCGCCTGCGAACAACTACCTGCAAGAACAGCCTCCGGCCCCGCAACACCTTCAAACCCGCCGCCCACCGGCTTTGCCACTCTCTCAGCGGCGAAGTTCTTTGCGAGCCCAAGCGCAATGCCCGAGCCGCCGGTCAGCAGAGGCACTCCTGCAGCCGCCGCACCGATCTCCAGCAGGTCCTCGTCCGAGATCGCGTCGACGACGACAAGGACCGCGCTCTGACGGGAGGCCTCATCGAGAGCGTTCCGGATGGCGTTTCCGCCGTCGCGCACGACGCGCCAGGGAACGAAGCCGACCGGCTCTCGGCATTGAAGCCGCAGCCACCGTCGCAGGTCACTGTCCGTCATCGGATTCAACGGGTGGGTGCGCAGGCTGGACTCGTTGAGCGGGACGTCGCCCACAAAGAGATTTCCTTGATAAAGCGTCCGACCCGCACCCGGAAAGGCCGGGCAAACGATGACGCCCTTCGCTCCAAGAGCGGATGCCAGAGCCTCCCCTACCGGGCCGATGTTGCCTTCCGGGGTCGAATCAAAGGTGGAGCAATATTTGAACACGATCTGCCGACATCCCTGCTCCCGGAGCCATGTTAAGGCCCGCAGGGATTGCGCGACTGCCTCCGTGGCGGGTATCGAGCGCGTTTTCAAAGCCACGACCCCGGCTTCACAATCGGCCGGCGCGGGCTTATCGGGGATGCCCAGGAACTGGGTCGTCGAAAGCCCTGCCGATGCGCCGTACCCTTTCGCGATGGTGTTTGCTATGTCACTCGCGCCGGTGAAGTCGTCGGCAATCACACCCAAGAGCATTAAAATTCCTCCGATAATTCCACGAGCCGCCCCGTGCGGTGGCAAGATAGCCCGGCTTATCGCCGCTGTTGAGAGGCCCAAACAGCGAAATGATGTCCAGTGGAGCGGTCCTTGTGAAAAACATATCACCGTCATGGGAAGCCGCAGGCATTTTTCTGAATAAAGCGACCGTTCCTGATTCGCGACCATCGAGGACGTCCGTCAGGGCGTCCCCAGGCTTGACGCGTCGCCTACGCGCGACGGCGCTTGGTGCCGGCCAGCCAACACCTGAAAAATTTCAGACCCAGCACCGATGATTTTCGCCTGCCCGAGCTGTCCTAATCAGTGGGCGCGCTTGAATGGTCCGGCGGCCCAGGCAGAGAGGTGATCCATGGGATCCTTACAAGGTCAGAATATTGTGGTCGTGGGAGCGAGCCGGGGTGTCGGACGTTCGATCGCAGAAGCCGCACTGAACGAAGGAGCGGCGGTGTTGGCCGTCGCGCGCGGGGAGCTCGCCCTGGTGCAATTTGCCCGAGAGGCTCCGGGCGTGAAGACGCTCGCGGTCGACGCAACCGCGGATTCGGCACCCGAAGAAGTCTTCGCCGCGCTGGAGCCACATGTGCTGGTGATCTGCGCAGGCGCTATCCCTCCCGCTGCGCCTGTGCATGAACTAAGCTGGCGGGCGTTCTCCGCGAACTGGGAGACGGACGTCAAGGCGTCGTTCCTGTTTTGCGGGGCTGCTCTGCGGGGGCCGCTCAAGCCAGGAACCCGGATTGTCTTGATCTCCAGTGGCGCCGCCTTGAGCGGAGGGCCACCGTTTTGCGGCGGCTATGCCGGTGCAAAGCGCA is part of the Rhizobium jaguaris genome and encodes:
- a CDS encoding class I SAM-dependent methyltransferase; amino-acid sequence: MSSHEPVPLFSAQFDLNSQEFSLSGILRPLSPIEIAETTTLLEKSINQVRGVLYINVKRLIHMNATAYHALARLLVNASRARRDIRFVVVTSSVVGWATRTFHHLSAIEPKIAVEAYDSAFYPGQTFVENQSFIPILRTQTKMTWRHERDILPRHGMRAGIAMADICCGIGDFAVLVHKEFKPARIVALDHSAVSLDYARKVAADFDIRDIEYTYGDASEMLLEDNQFDLVTCRHSLQIFNRPDILLKELYRICKPGGRVYITNEKNSHCLGEPRAASIQWTYNEVATLFSHFDMDVEMGPKSRRLLRDAGFEAIEMESFMVSNLDGDPQDFADVVAAWEDVYAGEMSVRRGDTSEFIKRFRQGFQDHIFAALHPKGYAGWPIWAASGRKPL
- a CDS encoding ubiquinone biosynthesis methyltransferase UbiE, translating into MSEQSTDRTALPFHPMLELEMEMEIFMSDWLHCNQLSNYVARMVSHDRSDPVRHANLLSSALNELFEISFRSGSAPGRLHCDISRGDHLERISLTFPCAPEQQHLYRDASTKASGGGALERYLDALADENSVQEDIILLGLAINYDASLLLREVEGRALTVILDIPVEGLLN
- a CDS encoding putative bifunctional diguanylate cyclase/phosphodiesterase; its protein translation is MAASSVFKSDISVPAGSAHEVLFSFYDSDFNLIMSSERFRTFYGDDKTSHATLFGIYPELQDPGMNIFAEQTSNIGWPRNVQVQRTGEALSDLILFRPTNGFAVIETRNSLQQDPSSEEADRALLLHEANHDALTDLPNRRQFGARLRDALSDGKTAIALMQLDLDEFKPINDTLGHAAGDIVLQQTAERIRNVLGPGETAYRLAGDEFAIIQLRNDQPAEAERLADSLVTAFKRPFLVNGIAVFSGASIGVALAPRDGNEEDQLMRAADIALYAAKSEGRGRARTFEPAMMMVLEQRELLRRSLRVALQHREFFIEYQPLVDSSGSVVGFEALLRWQHPIMGTIPPSAFIPVAEADGMMPEIGQWVLEEACRQAMNWPSHCTVAVNLSPAEFLTGGFTDRVSQTLDTIGFPAERLELEITEGVLLERTINNLDTLNTLNVLGIQISLDDFGTEYSSLSYLKNFPFDSIKIDKYFIKDLTSDPKSQTIVRFIVALAHGLGMKVTAEGVEDQAQVTWLIAAGCDRLQGYFLGQPLPASSILAFLRSNDKMGWHSREK
- a CDS encoding KTSC domain-containing protein translates to MKELTVSSRIIKSVFFHPDDGRLYIRFKNGEERLFTGVPEEAALAMVAATSPGQHYIEHIRTRFERVA
- the otnC gene encoding 3-oxo-tetronate 4-phosphate decarboxylase; translation: MTEAKIREELVQFSKSLFERGYSVGSAGNISVAVDDGILITPTNSSLGFLDPARISKLDRNGVHISGDKPSKEVFLHRAFHETRAGTGAVVHLHSTYATALSCLSDVDPDNCIEPITPYVVMRVGQVKLLPYVRPGDPAMGDMIRALKGEVTAVLLANHGPVVAGPDLRGAVFAAEELEETAKLIMMVRQLPHNRLSAAQIEELLVTFGKS
- the otnK gene encoding 3-oxo-tetronate kinase encodes the protein MLLGVIADDFTGASDIANTIAKGYGASAGLSTTQFLGIPDKPAPADCEAGVVALKTRSIPATEAVAQSLRALTWLREQGCRQIVFKYCSTFDSTPEGNIGPVGEALASALGAKGVIVCPAFPGAGRTLYQGNLFVGDVPLNESSLRTHPLNPMTDSDLRRWLRLQCREPVGFVPWRVVRDGGNAIRNALDEASRQSAVLVVVDAISDEDLLEIGAAAAGVPLLTGGSGIALGLAKNFAAERVAKPVGGGFEGVAGPEAVLAGSCSQATLQQIAYHAQYHPVMPIAVEAVMDGALDVHAVTDFVLAHVGEAPLAYSSDTPEKVAALQERYGRETVAGHLDNLFAAVARKLVSRGIRRLVVAGGETSGAVVSALDLDALTIGPEIAPGVPVLTNRAPLALALKSGNFGQRDFFERALALMEGKQPEGGMLT
- a CDS encoding SDR family NAD(P)-dependent oxidoreductase; protein product: MGSLQGQNIVVVGASRGVGRSIAEAALNEGAAVLAVARGELALVQFAREAPGVKTLAVDATADSAPEEVFAALEPHVLVICAGAIPPAAPVHELSWRAFSANWETDVKASFLFCGAALRGPLKPGTRIVLISSGAALSGGPPFCGGYAGAKRMQMFLAGYCQKESDRRGLGLHFMDLAPMRIMPDTGVGKAGVDGFAAYSGIKPADFIAGMTDMQTPADVGRAVIALVTGKSQVGSFAVSGSGLAPTA